The following proteins are co-located in the Colius striatus isolate bColStr4 chromosome 6, bColStr4.1.hap1, whole genome shotgun sequence genome:
- the HARBI1 gene encoding putative nuclease HARBI1 → MAVPIAVLDCDLLLYGRGHRTLDRFKLEDVTDEYLVSMYGFPRQFIYYLVDLLGASLSRPTQRSRAISPETQILAALGFYTSGSFQTRMGDAIGISQASMSRCVANVTEALVERASQFIHFPEDEAAVQNLKDDFYGLAGMPGVLGVVDCTHVAIKAPNAEDLSYVNRKGLHSLNCLMVCDARGVLLSAETHWPGSLADCTVLQQAALTSQFETELHKDGWLLGDSSFFLRTWLMTPLHIPETPAEYRYNMAHSATHNVIERTFRTIRSRFRCLDGSKGTLQYSPEKSSHIILACCVLHNISLEHGLDVWSSPATGHMEQPEEEYEQMESMDSEACRIRQELLLTHFS, encoded by the exons ATGGCTGTACCTATCGCGGTCCTTGACTGCGACCTCCTGCTCTATGGCCGCGGACACAGGACTTTGGATCGCTTCAAGCTGGAGGATGTCACGGATGAGTATCTGGTGTCCATGTACGGCTTTCCCCGGCAGTTCATTTACTACCTGGTGGATCTCCTGGGAGCCAGCCTCTCTCGCCCTACGCAGCGCTCCAGGGCCATCAGCCCCGAGACGCAGATACTCGCCGCATTGGGTTTCTATACCTCCGGCTCCTTCCAGACTCGCATGGGGGATGCCATTGGCATCAGTCAGGCCTCCATGAGCCGCTGCGTTGCCAATGTAACCGAGGCGTTGGTGGAAAGAGCCTCGCAGTTTATTCACTTCCCTGAGGATGAAGCTGCTGTACAGAACCTGAAGGATGACTTTTATGGGCTGGCAGGCATGCCgggagtgctgggggtggtTGACTGCACCCACGTGGCAATCAAAGCACCGAATGCTGAGGACCTGTCCTACGTGAACAGAAAAGGTCTCCATTCTCTGAACTGCCTGATGGTGTGTGATGCCAGAGGAGTCCTCCTGAGTGCAGAGACGCACTGGCCAGGCAGCCTGGCTGACTGCACGGTGTTACAACAGGCAGCCCTTACGAGCCAGTTTGAAACTGAGCTGCATAAAGACGGCTGGCTCCTCG GTGATAGCTCGTTCTTTCTCCGGACGTGGCTGATGACCCCTCTGCACATCCCCGAGACGCCCGCTGAGTATCGCTACAACATGGCTCATTCTGCCACACACAACGTCATCGAGCGGACGTTCAGAACCATTCGGTCTCGTTTCCGCTGCCTGGATGGGTCCAAAGGCACCCTGCAGTACTCTCCAGAGAAATCCAGCCACATCATCCTGGCCTGTTGCGTGCTTCATAACATCTCCCTGGAGCACGGGCTGGACGTGTGGTCGTCGCCAGCCACAGGACACATGGAACAACCTGAAGAAGAGTACGAGCAGATGGAATCAATGGACTCGGAAGCCTGTCGTATTCGACAGGAGCTGTTGCTTACTCATTTTAGTTAA